The window GACGGCTCTGCACATTTTGGCATGCCTTTTGCTTCTCTTGTAAGTATGAATTTCTTTCATAAGCGTATTTCGAGTATATGGAAAACAGTAGGAGGAAATGACATATGAGCAAAGAAAAAGTGCAAAAAATTCATGAAGCCACCCTGCGCATTCTGGAACATACCGGAGTCAAGTTCGTACATCCGGACGCGCAGAAAATTCTGCTGAAACATGGCGTTCCCATGAAAGACGATATTGCGTTTTTTAGCCCCGACATGGTGATGGAATGGGTGGGCAAAGCGCCCTCCAGCTTTTTATTCGAAGCCATCGATCCCAAAAATAATTTGACCATCGGTGACGGGCACTGGGCCCGCGGCGTTACCATCGTGACCAATCTGATCGACCGGGACGGTACCCAGCGCGACGCGACCATTGAAGACTATCTAAAGATTCAGAAACTTTACGAAGCAAACCCCAACATTGGGTTCAACGGCGGCATGACCGTTGATCCGGTCGGCATTCCGCCCGAGTGGAACGATCTTGTGCTCAATTATGCCTCGCTTTGCCACTCCACCAAGCCGTTGTATACCGCGGGCGGCAATTATGAAGAGATGGAAGCTGTCATCGAAATGACCCGCACCCGCTTTGGGTATTCGGAGGATGAATTGCGGCAGCACTGTGTGCTCGTTGGTCTGTCCAATCCAAACACACCCTTGCTTGCTACCGATGACATGACCGAAACCATCCTAACCTTTGGCAAATACCGTCAGCCGGTTGTGATCTGCTCGGCTGCTATGGCCGGCACCACGTCGCCGGTCACCATTGCCGGTACCATTACCGTGACCAACGCTGAGGTTTTGGCGGGCATCATCCTGGCCCAGATGGCCAATCCCGGTACTCCTGTCATCTATGGCACAGCTTCGACTGCTGCTGACTTGCGGTCATGTGCCATTGCCATTGGTGCGCCGGAGAGTGCGCTTTGCGTCAAATATGGCGCCGAACTGGCCAAATTCTATGGCGTACCCTCCCGCGGTGGCGGAACGCTGAGCGACGCCAACATTTTCAGCCCCCAATGTGGTTATGAAGGTGCGCTCACCTATTATGCTTCCCGCAAACATGGCATCAATCTGATGCTGCACTCGGCAGGTGTCATGAACGGTTATCTTTCCATGTCTTATGATAAGCTTTTGCTGGACTTTGACATTCAGGAACACATTGACCGCTATTTGGCAGACATCGACGTCAACGAAGATACGATTCCCGAGGAACTGATTCATGAAGTGGGTCCAGGCGGCGAATATCTGACCCAGGAACACACCTATGACTACATGCGGGAAGAACTGCTGACGCCCCATCTGGCTTCCCGTGGTTCCAAGTCGGACCCGCAGACATTCTATAAAAATGTGGATAAGCGCATGGAGCAACTTTTGGCCTCGTATCAGA of the Intestinibacillus sp. Marseille-P6563 genome contains:
- a CDS encoding trimethylamine methyltransferase family protein, encoding MSKEKVQKIHEATLRILEHTGVKFVHPDAQKILLKHGVPMKDDIAFFSPDMVMEWVGKAPSSFLFEAIDPKNNLTIGDGHWARGVTIVTNLIDRDGTQRDATIEDYLKIQKLYEANPNIGFNGGMTVDPVGIPPEWNDLVLNYASLCHSTKPLYTAGGNYEEMEAVIEMTRTRFGYSEDELRQHCVLVGLSNPNTPLLATDDMTETILTFGKYRQPVVICSAAMAGTTSPVTIAGTITVTNAEVLAGIILAQMANPGTPVIYGTASTAADLRSCAIAIGAPESALCVKYGAELAKFYGVPSRGGGTLSDANIFSPQCGYEGALTYYASRKHGINLMLHSAGVMNGYLSMSYDKLLLDFDIQEHIDRYLADIDVNEDTIPEELIHEVGPGGEYLTQEHTYDYMREELLTPHLASRGSKSDPQTFYKNVDKRMEQLLASYQKPEIPADTLAAMQALLRKRGISEDVIARCTV